A genomic region of Paralichthys olivaceus isolate ysfri-2021 chromosome 18, ASM2471397v2, whole genome shotgun sequence contains the following coding sequences:
- the lrrtm4l1 gene encoding leucine rich repeat transmembrane neuronal 4 like 1 produces MGPLLCDGRLTHLLFPLLLLLRAPLLFSFGERTCPNSCRCEGKTVHCDSSGFLDVPENISIGCQGLSLRYNELHTLLPYQFAHLSQLLWIYLDHNQISAVDSRAFQGVRRLKELILSSNRITSLHNSTFHGIPNLRSLDLSYNKLEILQPGQFHGLRKLQNLHLRSNGLSNIPIRAFLECRSLEFLDLGYNRIKALTRTTFLGLQKLMELHLEHNQFSRINFFLFPRLANLRSLYLQWNRIRVVNQGLPWNWYTLQKLDLSGNEIQTLDPAVFHCLPNLQVLNLESNKLSNVSQEAVSAWISLTSISLAGNMWDCGTGICPLVAWLRNFRGSKDTTMICSSPKYLQGEKIMEATMNHGICEETDYILTETPSPMSELISEATAEPTFSPTGTSPPMPPSNTFGPLPPFRPRPIPHPTFPGRMNKDPRDSVARTRPTHLPPPEMEHMTLHKVVVGSVALFFTMSLILTVVYVLWRRYPGATRLLQQRSMVGRKRRKKSPEPEQNLSSQLQEYYMSYNPAATPEALEVLGNGTGSCTCTISGSRECENEYTCPRPLPGAWLGDVPTIR; encoded by the coding sequence GTCCACTGCTGTGTGATGGACGACTGACACACCTCCTCtttccactcctcctcctcctgcgggCTCCCCTGCTGTTCAGCTTTGGTGAGCGCACCTGCCCCAATAGCTGTCGATGTGAGGGGAAAACGGTTCATTGTGATTCATCTGGCTTCTTAGATGTCCCAGAAAACATCTCAATCGGCTGCCAGGGCCTCTCCCTGCGCTACAATGAACTGCACACCCTGCTACCCTATCAGTTTGCTCACCTTAGCCAGCTTCTCTGGATTTACTTGGACCACAATCAGATTTCAGCCGTTGACAGTCGAGCGTTCCAGGGGGTCCGCAGGCTTAAAGAGCTTATACTGAGCTCCAACAGGATCACGTCTCTACACAATTCAACATTCCATGGAATACCCAATCTTCGTAGTCTGGACTTGTCCTACAACAAATTGGAAATCCTGCAGCCAGGTCAGTTCCATGGCTTACGAAAACTACAAAATCTACACCTACGCTCAAACGGTCTCTCCAACATCCCGATTCGAGCATTCCTAGAGTGCAGGAGTTTGGAGTTTCTTGATTTGGGCTATAATCGAATCAAGGCTCTTACTCGCACCACCTTTCTGGGTCTTCAGAAGCTGATGGAGTTGCATCTGGAGCACAACCAGTTCTCACGTATcaacttttttctgtttccaagGTTAGCCAACCTGAGATCGCTGTACCTGCAGTGGAATCGCATTAGGGTGGTTAACCAGGGCCTTCCGTGGAATTGGTACACTCTGCAGAAACTCGATCTGTCAGGAAATGAAATCCAGACCCTGGACCCAGCTGTGTTTCACTGCTTGCCCAACCTTCAAGTCCTCAACCTGGAATCCAACAAACTGTCCAATGTGTCTCAGGAGGCAGTGTCAGCATGGATCTCACTGACCTCCATCAGCCTTGCTGGCAACATGTGGGATTGCGGAACTGGCATATGTCCTCTTGTGGCTTGGTTGAGGAATTTTCGGGGCAGTAAAGACACCACTATGATATGCAGCAGCCCAAAGTATCtgcaaggagaaaaaattatggAAGCCACAATGAACCATGGCATCTGTGAGGAAACTGATTATATTCTGACTGAAACACCCTCACCAATGTCAGAGCTCATTTCTGAAGCAACTGCTGAACCAACCTTTTCCCCGACTGGCACCTCTCCACCAATGCCTCCAAGCAACACCTTTGGTCCTCTGCCACCATTTAGACCTCGACCTATTCCTCATCCTACTTTTCCAGGGCGCATGAACAAGGACCCTAGAGACTCAGTAGCTCGCACACGACCCACTCACTTACCACCCCCAGAGATGGAGCACATGACTCTGCACAAAGTGGTGGTGGGCAGTGTGGCACTCTTCTTCACCATGTCCCTAATCTTGACAGTTGTCTATGTGTTGTGGCGGCGATACCCCGGCGCAACCAGGTTGCTGCAGCAGCGATCCATGGTGGGACGGAAGCGCCGCAAAAAGAGTCCAGAGCCAGAGCAGAACCTGAGCTCCCAGCTCCAAGAGTATTACATGAGCTACAACCCTGCTGCCACACCAGAAGCATTGGAGGTGCTGGGCAATGGCACTGGTTCCTGCACTTGCACAATTTCTGGCTCCAGGGAGTGTGAG